A portion of the Leptospira wolbachii serovar Codice str. CDC genome contains these proteins:
- the tgt gene encoding tRNA guanosine(34) transglycosylase Tgt: MSSIFKERSKDPGSFARTGTLLLNGIQIETPIFMPVGTRGSVKSLSSADIDELGYNLILANTYHLYLKPGKEVLDHFHGLKNFMSYKRALLTDSGGFQVFSLASLFKFEEDGVRFQSHIDGSHHKFTPASVIEMQRSIGSDIMMVLDDCAPYGSDLGRLELALDRTHRWAKESFEYWMEKPNGQNVFPIVQGGVNESLRKRSLDTLQNINFPGIAIGGLSVGEPRPEYIRILECMAPYFDQARPRYLMGVGTVVDILEGVKNGVDMFDCVLPTRNARNGQVFTSFGKLNLRNEIHRLADGPIDPECGCKVCKTYSLGYIRHLHKVKELTAFSLSTYHNLYFMQSFMERMRKSIEIGNFKGFYDHWKNLFGS; this comes from the coding sequence GTGTCTTCTATTTTTAAAGAAAGATCGAAAGACCCTGGTTCTTTTGCAAGGACCGGAACATTACTCCTAAACGGAATCCAAATTGAAACTCCTATCTTTATGCCTGTGGGAACAAGAGGGAGTGTCAAATCTCTGTCTTCTGCAGACATCGATGAATTGGGTTATAACTTAATCCTTGCCAATACTTACCATTTATATCTAAAACCGGGTAAAGAAGTATTAGATCACTTTCATGGTCTAAAAAACTTCATGTCTTACAAACGAGCCTTACTCACTGATTCCGGTGGGTTTCAGGTTTTTAGTCTCGCAAGCCTCTTTAAATTTGAAGAGGATGGAGTTCGGTTCCAATCTCATATTGATGGCAGCCACCATAAATTCACACCAGCTTCTGTCATTGAAATGCAACGTTCCATTGGATCCGATATCATGATGGTCCTCGATGATTGTGCGCCCTACGGAAGTGATCTGGGACGATTGGAGCTGGCACTGGATAGAACACACCGCTGGGCCAAAGAATCATTCGAATATTGGATGGAAAAGCCGAATGGTCAAAATGTATTCCCTATCGTTCAGGGAGGAGTCAATGAATCCCTTCGAAAACGAAGTTTAGATACATTACAAAATATAAATTTTCCAGGGATTGCCATTGGGGGACTCAGTGTCGGGGAGCCGAGGCCAGAATACATTCGTATTTTAGAATGTATGGCACCTTATTTCGACCAGGCGCGCCCTCGTTATCTAATGGGTGTAGGAACCGTTGTGGACATTCTGGAAGGCGTAAAGAATGGTGTAGACATGTTTGACTGTGTGTTGCCGACAAGGAACGCTAGAAATGGCCAAGTGTTCACTTCTTTTGGCAAACTCAACTTAAGGAATGAAATCCATCGATTGGCAGATGGTCCCATTGACCCAGAATGTGGGTGTAAGGTTTGTAAAACATATAGCCTTGGCTACATCCGCCACTTACATAAGGTGAAGGAATTGACTGCTTTCTCACTCTCAACGTATCATAACTTATATTTTATGCAGAGCTTCATGGAAAGGATGCGAAAGTCTATAGAAATAGGCAATTTTAAGGGCTTTTATGACCATTGGAAAAATTTGTTTGGTAGCTGA
- a CDS encoding Fur family transcriptional regulator, producing the protein MLAFEEYLKEKGLKITNQRLLVAQKIFSSHNHFTAEGLLDELKDNKDRISKATIYRILAIMVEAGLLEEHDFGKDYKYYEHIIGHEHHDHIICMQCGRIVEFIDERIEELQNKAASENGFTITGHSLNIFGNCLNFANCEHKIRK; encoded by the coding sequence ATGCTCGCCTTTGAAGAGTATCTTAAAGAAAAAGGACTTAAAATCACCAACCAACGCTTGTTAGTTGCTCAAAAGATTTTTTCTTCACACAATCATTTTACCGCCGAAGGTCTTTTGGATGAATTAAAGGACAATAAGGATCGTATTTCCAAAGCAACCATCTACAGAATCCTAGCGATTATGGTGGAGGCTGGTCTACTCGAAGAACATGACTTTGGGAAAGATTATAAATACTACGAACATATCATTGGCCATGAACACCATGACCATATCATCTGTATGCAATGTGGTCGCATTGTAGAATTTATCGATGAACGAATTGAAGAACTACAAAACAAAGCTGCCTCAGAAAATGGGTTTACCATCACTGGACATAGTTTGAATATATTTGGTAATTGTTTAAATTTTGCGAATTGTGAACATAAAATCAGAAAATAG
- a CDS encoding LPS assembly lipoprotein LptE — protein sequence MKQGIVSFLILALSGCAFLSKEPGRPPKIDGVPVPDSKRLIYIQNVRNNTYSPGMHTRLTQMIMEEIDRRGRFITTREKTLAKYRLYAEIVHYQQVGDLMDLADRQITSELFVVTRVEIIEAETGNKIPMERSEIPGRVHFSTQIGFRESELEAQNRLLRVMALRIAEESERAWYYSLSGILN from the coding sequence ATGAAACAAGGCATTGTATCCTTTTTAATTCTCGCCCTTTCTGGCTGTGCCTTTTTATCGAAGGAACCGGGAAGACCTCCCAAAATAGATGGAGTTCCTGTCCCCGATTCCAAACGATTGATCTACATTCAAAATGTTAGAAATAACACATACTCTCCCGGAATGCACACCCGACTTACCCAAATGATTATGGAAGAAATTGACAGACGCGGAAGGTTTATCACAACAAGAGAAAAAACTCTCGCGAAATACCGGTTGTATGCGGAGATTGTTCACTACCAACAAGTCGGAGATCTTATGGATCTTGCGGACAGACAAATCACCTCGGAACTATTCGTAGTCACTCGAGTGGAAATCATTGAGGCGGAGACGGGAAATAAAATCCCTATGGAACGCAGTGAAATTCCTGGACGGGTCCATTTTTCTACGCAGATTGGATTTCGGGAATCAGAATTGGAAGCTCAGAATCGCCTGCTTCGGGTGATGGCACTTCGAATTGCTGAAGAATCAGAAAGAGCATGGTATTATTCTCTTTCTGGAATTTTGAATTAA